One Turneriella parva DSM 21527 genomic region harbors:
- a CDS encoding radical SAM protein: MDTADFANILFAGPCNRFCPFCIGKEVAENLNASNLSIFPPLGWQAFVAEVKRLQIGEVVFTGTTTDPHLYRYEAQLIDLVRADLPQAKISIHTNGALSLKKIKIFNRYDRACISLPTLNPQTYARMMGVPKVPDLRRIIEASEIPVKVSSIINEHNVDEVDLFLKQLSALGVKRVVLRRLFGDLRQWKILPDRVPVRYYRKNPVYEIDGLEVTWWNFDETASSSINLFADGTLSKEYLLVRAPAR, translated from the coding sequence TTGGACACCGCCGACTTCGCCAACATTCTGTTCGCCGGCCCGTGCAACCGTTTTTGCCCGTTCTGTATCGGCAAAGAAGTCGCAGAGAACCTAAATGCCAGCAATCTCAGTATTTTTCCACCGCTGGGTTGGCAGGCATTTGTCGCTGAAGTTAAGCGGCTGCAGATCGGCGAGGTTGTTTTCACGGGCACGACCACGGACCCTCACCTGTACCGGTACGAAGCACAGTTGATCGATCTTGTACGTGCCGATCTGCCGCAGGCAAAAATTTCGATTCACACCAATGGAGCTTTGTCGCTGAAGAAGATCAAAATCTTCAACCGCTACGACCGGGCCTGTATTTCGCTGCCCACATTGAATCCGCAGACCTACGCGCGCATGATGGGTGTGCCAAAGGTACCCGATCTGAGGCGCATCATCGAGGCTTCTGAGATCCCCGTTAAAGTAAGCTCCATTATAAATGAGCACAATGTCGATGAGGTGGATCTATTTCTCAAACAGCTGTCTGCGCTGGGGGTTAAGCGGGTCGTGTTACGTCGCCTGTTCGGCGATTTGAGGCAGTGGAAAATTCTGCCAGACAGAGTGCCCGTGCGTTACTACCGCAAAAACCCGGTCTATGAAATCGACGGGCTCGAGGTCACCTGGTGGAACTTCGACGAAACCGCGAGCAGCAGCATCAATCTTTTTGCAGACGGCACGCTCAGCAAAGAGTATTTGCTCGTGCGGGCGCCGGCGCGTTAG
- a CDS encoding HNH endonuclease — protein MFYSLMGSGDSYKFTAKDFYTLLDKQQYRCRLSGRELTPENTDGEHILPLELGGQHQPENICLVVRDVARLKRHLTEQAVVELCYDILKNRGLEFDFNVSKVS, from the coding sequence ATGTTTTATTCTCTCATGGGCTCTGGAGATTCTTATAAGTTTACAGCCAAGGACTTCTATACACTTTTGGACAAGCAGCAGTATCGTTGCAGGCTGTCAGGGCGAGAACTCACCCCTGAAAACACTGACGGTGAGCACATTTTGCCGCTGGAGCTTGGAGGCCAACACCAGCCTGAAAACATTTGCCTTGTCGTGAGGGATGTAGCGCGGCTGAAACGCCACCTGACCGAACAAGCTGTCGTTGAGCTCTGCTACGATATACTGAAAAACAGAGGCCTTGAATTTGACTTTAATGTATCCAAAGTTTCTTGA
- a CDS encoding transposase codes for MKKIKTLMHEELTKKFIETKLPHPSEDKHVDTILQSRPVPQADSVVLYSASQRANQGRKRFKHTGQTASIYLSDKLGGAQRGPLVHTLSWKGGPVIYDSIPNNQAQTLRRLLDKYIPKDVPVFTDEGYKFYFRINKNHRMVNHNRKSSDPRYRWARNRWSINGVHNQVAEGNHRNLKYNFIAGYSYITPKYSQLYLNEYAFWKNLKYYGWSKLTVLRPEDQTTATTKTTSLSNHQPVNEVPTTSTTRTTSSSDTESRSDAQSNFDSTLSRSSKAHASAKKKCIELLSESCINPVSRVRPDMEEVTGSASERSSGSIVFRKKSGDTVQGSGETTKSGPIPPSHDLGKVSRIYPRENWLRTSISAHTYTPPTLEERKRNELSSDNDDLITQIKQLVSRPEHADLKHAVEDYILFQSRKKKHESASQQLYEFHANQIWEFLGDNEWSDLDSILDSLQISRAKAYRIIRTWAVAGIADVVDRSHPDGFNFKLLYDFRKRIPILPPVRYVLDREEFVSFESRYSQSVQKQYVERKSNAKYQ; via the coding sequence ATGAAAAAGATCAAAACCCTGATGCACGAAGAGCTAACGAAAAAGTTCATAGAGACAAAGTTACCACACCCATCCGAAGACAAACACGTTGACACGATCCTGCAATCCCGTCCCGTACCACAAGCCGACTCCGTCGTCCTGTACTCAGCTTCTCAGCGTGCAAACCAGGGGCGTAAACGATTCAAACACACCGGACAGACCGCTTCGATCTACCTGTCTGACAAACTCGGCGGAGCACAGCGCGGCCCACTCGTCCACACCCTGTCCTGGAAAGGTGGCCCTGTGATCTACGACTCAATCCCCAACAACCAAGCTCAAACACTACGGCGTTTATTGGATAAATACATCCCCAAGGATGTCCCTGTCTTCACGGATGAAGGCTACAAGTTCTACTTCCGAATCAACAAGAACCACCGCATGGTGAACCACAACAGAAAGTCATCCGATCCCCGTTACCGCTGGGCACGCAACCGCTGGTCAATCAACGGAGTTCACAACCAGGTCGCCGAAGGCAACCACCGCAACCTGAAGTACAACTTCATCGCAGGCTACTCTTACATCACACCCAAATACTCTCAACTCTACTTAAACGAATACGCCTTCTGGAAGAACCTGAAATACTACGGCTGGTCAAAGCTCACAGTCCTCCGACCCGAAGACCAAACTACAGCAACTACAAAAACCACATCACTTTCAAACCACCAACCTGTGAACGAAGTTCCAACTACATCAACTACGCGAACTACATCAAGTTCTGATACCGAATCACGTTCCGATGCTCAATCGAACTTCGATTCCACCCTGTCCCGATCATCAAAAGCTCATGCCTCCGCCAAAAAAAAGTGTATTGAATTATTAAGCGAGTCTTGTATCAACCCTGTGTCAAGGGTGCGTCCTGACATGGAAGAGGTCACCGGTTCCGCTTCGGAACGATCTTCCGGTTCAATCGTATTTCGCAAAAAATCCGGCGATACCGTACAGGGGTCGGGTGAAACTACCAAGTCCGGTCCCATCCCCCCAAGTCACGATTTGGGTAAGGTGAGCCGGATATATCCCAGGGAAAATTGGCTCCGAACCAGCATCTCGGCGCACACGTACACACCACCAACCCTCGAAGAACGGAAACGCAATGAATTGTCCAGCGACAACGATGATCTCATCACCCAAATCAAACAGCTCGTCTCGCGCCCTGAACACGCAGACCTGAAACATGCCGTCGAAGACTACATCCTGTTTCAATCCCGGAAGAAGAAACACGAGTCTGCGTCGCAGCAGCTTTACGAATTCCACGCGAATCAAATCTGGGAGTTCCTCGGCGACAACGAATGGAGTGATCTCGATTCAATTCTCGACTCCCTGCAAATCTCTAGGGCCAAGGCCTACCGGATCATTCGCACCTGGGCGGTTGCCGGGATCGCAGATGTCGTTGATCGCAGTCACCCTGACGGATTTAACTTTAAGCTGCTATACGATTTCAGGAAGCGTATCCCGATTCTCCCCCCAGTCCGATACGTTCTCGACAGGGAAGAGTTCGTCAGCTTCGAATCCCGCTATAGCCAATCCGTCCAGAAGCAGTACGTCGAACGCAAGTCAAATGCGAAGTATCAATGA
- a CDS encoding adenylate/guanylate cyclase domain-containing protein, translating into MAEQNATEAGEILFETTAYELYSGVKTQIKEGVRKVIFDLGRRQLAGPVISIVLELADNALKALYKHVFFEYAIKETGLGDIPYEQWNSIFQDEIETNYARNFERVCREQGLAIIVRLSRHGESLRLEVINDGAPKSEEYDYLKKLLKDSAHSQSIYRYVDAEEQTGDGKPVETPGLGWTLIFLTLKGLGLSPHNFQFVVGKTRTTARVDFPLDVFHVGDAGKVKILEASEAKDKLVAHIFSELHLGVVVFNEKGDVLQVSRDLLDQLGMRENNVEDFPRLLKARFAEDVFSGPFSVNLVNHFENYRLKVATIDGKRELLFNISGILNRELKQVETCWQLINLTQDAGNLSEGSIFENVHLQSIIRPYIPGMILEKARDSLRHGFLHLPNEHRELSIFFLDLIGFTTTSEKLDPAKVIDLLNLSMGIAVKSIEVHHGYIDKFLGDGIMAIFIDPLEAVIAGFEIQKNFGGLNEYRKISGEEPIEMRIGINTGMVILGSVGTRKRMDWTALGDVVNTASRIEKSGEAGSVLVSQATYEKVKDHVTVRRSFSQKVKGKEQQIMLHFLQSVSYLRGGEKKLIEL; encoded by the coding sequence ATGGCAGAGCAAAACGCTACAGAAGCGGGAGAAATTCTCTTCGAGACAACCGCCTATGAATTGTATTCAGGGGTCAAGACCCAGATTAAAGAAGGCGTGCGCAAAGTCATCTTTGACCTCGGGCGCAGGCAGCTCGCAGGGCCGGTGATCTCCATAGTTCTCGAGCTCGCCGACAACGCGCTCAAGGCCCTTTACAAGCATGTCTTCTTTGAGTACGCGATCAAAGAAACAGGTCTCGGCGATATACCCTACGAACAGTGGAACTCGATCTTTCAAGATGAAATCGAAACGAACTATGCGCGCAATTTTGAGCGCGTCTGCCGCGAACAGGGCCTTGCGATCATTGTGCGGCTCAGCCGTCACGGTGAGTCGCTGCGGCTCGAGGTCATTAACGACGGCGCCCCGAAAAGCGAAGAATACGATTATTTGAAAAAACTGCTCAAAGACTCGGCGCATTCGCAGAGTATTTACCGTTACGTCGATGCCGAAGAGCAGACAGGCGATGGCAAGCCCGTCGAAACCCCGGGCCTTGGCTGGACCCTCATTTTTCTGACGCTCAAAGGCCTTGGACTATCGCCGCATAACTTTCAGTTTGTTGTCGGCAAGACGCGCACGACTGCCCGCGTTGATTTTCCGCTCGATGTCTTTCATGTGGGCGATGCGGGCAAGGTCAAAATACTAGAAGCGAGCGAAGCGAAAGATAAGCTCGTCGCACATATTTTTTCTGAACTGCATCTCGGCGTCGTCGTATTCAACGAAAAAGGCGATGTGCTCCAGGTCTCGCGTGACCTGCTCGACCAGCTCGGCATGCGCGAGAATAATGTTGAGGATTTTCCACGTCTGCTCAAAGCGCGCTTTGCCGAAGACGTTTTTTCAGGGCCTTTTAGCGTGAATCTGGTGAACCATTTCGAGAACTACCGGCTCAAAGTCGCAACCATCGACGGCAAACGCGAACTGCTCTTCAATATCAGTGGTATTCTCAACCGCGAGCTCAAACAGGTTGAAACCTGCTGGCAGCTGATCAACCTGACGCAAGACGCCGGCAACCTTTCTGAAGGCTCCATTTTCGAGAATGTACACCTGCAGAGTATCATCAGGCCATACATTCCCGGTATGATTCTCGAAAAAGCGCGAGACAGCCTCAGGCACGGTTTTCTGCACCTGCCCAACGAACACCGCGAACTTTCAATCTTCTTTCTCGACCTGATCGGTTTCACCACGACGAGCGAAAAACTCGATCCGGCAAAGGTGATCGATCTCTTGAACTTGTCGATGGGCATCGCCGTTAAATCGATTGAGGTACACCACGGTTATATCGACAAGTTTCTCGGCGACGGCATCATGGCGATTTTCATCGATCCGCTTGAAGCGGTGATTGCCGGCTTTGAAATTCAGAAGAACTTTGGCGGCCTCAACGAATACCGCAAAATCAGCGGTGAAGAACCGATCGAAATGCGCATCGGCATCAACACGGGAATGGTCATTCTGGGCAGCGTCGGCACGCGCAAACGTATGGACTGGACGGCACTCGGCGATGTCGTTAACACCGCCTCGCGGATAGAAAAATCCGGTGAGGCGGGCAGCGTGCTCGTGAGCCAGGCGACCTACGAAAAGGTCAAAGACCATGTTACCGTGCGCAGGTCATTCAGCCAGAAGGTGAAAGGCAAAGAGCAGCAGATCATGCTGCATTTTCTGCAAAGCGTCAGCTACCTGCGCGGCGGCGAGAAGAAACTTATCGAACTCTAA
- a CDS encoding DUF6946 family protein: protein MSEIFGVKRLKTIDDWIEVVTRRHYKQGHSAYECAHRWKNVGSRFPEPIASICRKSRLQVLEGMEIKQLYAEFPVWLDTHSTPSKNDLMIFAEGPGNRKVVVAVEAKCDESFAQPVDTWIRTADKPVPRRQRKLFKGAYGPVERKIRRLKFLNAILSTDIGAESTVRYQLLHRTASAVLTARQTYAEAAVVLIQAFTESEGNFRDFQDFCKLLGFPKIIKNTVIGPYFTAASPEVPLFLIYFQDRRQGTRPHDSLFPESSTTQAA from the coding sequence ATGTCCGAAATCTTCGGTGTCAAGCGCCTCAAAACCATAGATGATTGGATTGAGGTAGTAACCAGACGACACTATAAGCAGGGCCATAGCGCATACGAGTGCGCACACCGCTGGAAAAATGTTGGATCAAGATTTCCCGAGCCGATAGCTTCGATCTGCCGCAAGTCGCGTCTTCAAGTGCTCGAAGGGATGGAGATCAAGCAACTCTATGCCGAATTTCCTGTTTGGCTCGATACACATTCAACCCCGAGCAAGAACGATCTGATGATATTCGCAGAGGGGCCAGGCAACCGCAAGGTTGTTGTGGCAGTAGAAGCGAAATGCGATGAGAGCTTCGCTCAGCCCGTGGATACTTGGATCCGAACAGCGGACAAGCCCGTGCCGAGGCGCCAGCGAAAACTATTCAAAGGCGCCTATGGGCCCGTGGAGCGCAAGATCCGCCGGTTGAAATTTCTGAATGCCATTCTCTCTACGGACATCGGCGCGGAGAGCACGGTGAGATACCAACTGCTCCATCGGACTGCCTCAGCGGTCTTGACTGCTCGCCAGACATACGCCGAAGCTGCGGTTGTGCTCATACAGGCCTTTACGGAATCGGAGGGAAACTTCCGGGATTTTCAGGACTTCTGCAAGCTGCTTGGCTTCCCGAAAATTATCAAGAACACCGTTATTGGACCATACTTTACCGCTGCTTCACCAGAAGTCCCCTTGTTCTTGATCTATTTTCAGGATCGTCGTCAGGGTACTCGGCCTCACGATTCGTTATTTCCAGAATCTTCGACCACTCAAGCCGCCTGA
- a CDS encoding H+transporting two-sector ATPase C subunit gives METIIATTGLALMVGLSGIGSAIGLSMGGSSVLGMIKKKPEAFGNALVLSGLPATQGLYGFVAFILYSADVKAGITMFHAAVVFGAGLAVGLVCFISAIQQANVCSSGIQAIGGGHDAFGKTMILAAFPEFYAILSLVAAILMKGLL, from the coding sequence ATGGAAACAATTATCGCAACCACAGGGCTGGCACTCATGGTGGGTCTCTCGGGCATCGGTTCAGCCATCGGGCTTTCGATGGGGGGCTCGTCAGTGCTCGGCATGATCAAAAAGAAACCCGAAGCGTTCGGCAACGCACTCGTGCTGTCAGGTTTACCGGCGACGCAGGGGCTCTATGGTTTCGTCGCATTCATTCTCTATTCTGCCGATGTCAAAGCGGGGATCACCATGTTTCATGCGGCGGTAGTTTTCGGTGCAGGCCTCGCGGTGGGGTTGGTATGTTTCATTTCGGCGATTCAGCAGGCGAATGTCTGCTCGAGCGGTATTCAGGCAATCGGCGGCGGCCATGATGCTTTCGGCAAGACGATGATTCTTGCCGCATTTCCCGAATTTTACGCCATTCTTTCGCTCGTTGCGGCGATCTTGATGAAAGGCCTGCTATAG
- a CDS encoding HDOD domain-containing protein, with amino-acid sequence MSGVLLSRDPAQLEVSLRDLHLPFQPQVLSAVLGLRDDTRMDFIELDRLIRADQNIASIILKMANSSFYSRGQEIRTLPQAIGMIGFRTIVSIVAAASAKSIFMSGNYARFRRYVWQHSLVTSIIAKIICEQLHWKNLTEEVFIGGLLHDIGKVILNHLDREKYIEVFNKTFETSKPFREAERELFGVDNGVVGQMVIKIWNLPTVYREVAVFIHRPADAALSHLPEKDQQIIRIVGLANQIAKANEFGFFEANSSVTTSDFFAALGILPGSALESINWNEAIEKDPYYQVFSFIG; translated from the coding sequence ATGTCGGGAGTGCTGCTCAGTCGAGACCCCGCACAGCTTGAAGTCAGTCTACGCGATTTACATCTACCCTTTCAGCCCCAGGTGCTTTCGGCGGTGCTCGGTCTGCGCGATGATACGCGCATGGATTTCATTGAACTCGATCGGCTGATTCGGGCAGATCAGAATATCGCTTCGATCATTCTCAAGATGGCCAACTCGAGTTTTTACTCGCGCGGGCAAGAGATTCGCACGTTGCCACAGGCCATTGGTATGATTGGTTTTCGCACTATCGTCTCGATTGTGGCCGCCGCTTCTGCCAAAAGTATCTTCATGAGCGGCAACTATGCCCGCTTTCGCCGCTATGTCTGGCAGCATTCGCTTGTGACGTCTATCATCGCAAAGATCATCTGCGAACAGCTGCACTGGAAAAATCTGACCGAAGAGGTCTTCATCGGGGGGCTGCTGCACGATATCGGCAAAGTGATTCTCAATCACCTCGACCGCGAGAAGTATATTGAAGTATTCAACAAAACCTTTGAAACCTCAAAACCCTTCAGAGAGGCAGAAAGGGAACTCTTCGGAGTCGACAATGGTGTCGTGGGCCAGATGGTAATCAAAATCTGGAATCTGCCCACCGTTTATCGGGAGGTCGCGGTGTTTATTCACCGGCCCGCCGATGCGGCTCTTTCTCACCTGCCTGAGAAGGACCAGCAGATTATACGCATTGTCGGTCTCGCGAACCAGATTGCCAAGGCCAATGAATTCGGATTCTTCGAAGCGAATTCTTCTGTAACAACCTCAGATTTTTTCGCGGCATTGGGCATTTTGCCCGGTTCGGCCCTGGAATCGATAAACTGGAACGAGGCGATCGAGAAAGATCCGTACTATCAGGTCTTTTCGTTTATTGGCTGA